A single region of the Pontibacter kalidii genome encodes:
- a CDS encoding YhcH/YjgK/YiaL family protein produces the protein MVLDKLTNAARYYTLHPLFEQAFRYLEETDLKAAATGVHEIVGKQLLAIISDGPGVTEQAYKLEVHRRYIDIQYIISGTDRMGWKDMALCQEPNDPYQEERDAAFFPDKTDTWFDVPAGSFTIFYPDDAHAAMVTGERTVRKVVLKIAVL, from the coding sequence ATGGTTCTTGATAAACTTACCAACGCAGCCCGTTACTATACATTACACCCGCTTTTTGAGCAGGCTTTCCGCTACTTAGAAGAAACAGACCTGAAGGCGGCAGCAACCGGGGTACATGAGATCGTGGGGAAACAACTACTTGCCATTATCTCCGACGGACCGGGCGTAACGGAGCAGGCGTATAAGCTGGAGGTGCACCGTAGGTACATCGATATACAATATATCATCTCGGGCACTGACCGGATGGGCTGGAAAGATATGGCGCTATGCCAGGAGCCCAACGATCCTTACCAGGAGGAGCGCGACGCCGCCTTTTTCCCAGACAAGACTGACACCTGGTTTGATGTGCCGGCGGGTTCTTTCACTATTTTCTACCCCGATGACGCCCACGCCGCCATGGTGACCGGAGAGCGCACGGTGCGGAAGGTGGTACTGAAGATCGCGGTGCTGTAG
- a CDS encoding alpha/beta fold hydrolase, translated as MRTNAKLYVTLLLGGLLSLNAQCQAPAAKSETIAAADPVFDGLKYNFPVQQATLPSGQTIAYVDQGKGPQTVILIHGLGSYLPAWNKNIPELSQHYRTIALDLPGYGKSSKDNAQVGMKAYADAVLALMDKLKIEQVVLVGHSMGGQVAITAALQAPERVQKLILAAPAGLETFTEQQKQLFKATVTPESIAKTTPEQIAANVKVNFHQMPADAQFMIEERVEMTKAAQFPDYSKAVAQGVAAMVDEPVYDKLPQLQMPTLILFGENDNLIPNRYLNPSLTTQAVAEIGKERIPNSQVVMLPQAGHMLQFEQPEAFNEAVREFLD; from the coding sequence ATGAGAACTAACGCCAAACTATACGTAACGCTCCTGCTGGGAGGCCTGCTGAGCCTGAACGCCCAGTGCCAGGCACCAGCCGCCAAATCTGAGACGATAGCCGCTGCCGATCCTGTTTTCGATGGCCTGAAGTATAACTTCCCGGTGCAGCAGGCAACACTCCCAAGCGGGCAGACCATCGCCTACGTCGACCAGGGCAAAGGGCCACAGACGGTCATCCTTATCCATGGTTTGGGCAGCTACCTGCCCGCCTGGAACAAGAACATACCCGAACTGAGCCAGCACTACCGCACCATTGCCCTGGACTTGCCGGGTTATGGGAAGTCGTCCAAAGATAACGCGCAGGTGGGCATGAAAGCCTACGCCGATGCCGTGCTGGCCCTGATGGACAAGCTGAAAATAGAGCAGGTGGTATTGGTGGGCCACTCCATGGGCGGACAGGTTGCCATAACCGCGGCCCTGCAGGCGCCGGAGCGCGTGCAAAAGCTGATACTGGCCGCCCCCGCCGGGCTGGAGACCTTCACCGAGCAGCAGAAGCAGCTGTTTAAGGCCACTGTTACGCCTGAAAGTATCGCCAAGACAACGCCCGAGCAGATCGCTGCCAACGTGAAGGTAAACTTCCACCAGATGCCTGCTGATGCGCAGTTCATGATTGAGGAACGGGTGGAGATGACGAAGGCGGCGCAGTTCCCGGATTACAGCAAAGCTGTGGCGCAAGGTGTAGCCGCCATGGTGGATGAGCCGGTGTACGACAAGCTGCCGCAGCTGCAAATGCCCACGCTCATCCTTTTTGGCGAGAACGATAACCTTATCCCGAACCGCTACCTGAACCCTAGCCTTACCACGCAGGCGGTGGCTGAAATCGGGAAAGAGCGGATACCGAACAGCCAGGTAGTAATGCTGCCGCAGGCCGGGCACATGCTGCAGTTCGAGCAGCCGGAGGCTTTCAACGAGGCGGTACGCGAGTTTCTGGATTGA
- a CDS encoding TonB-dependent receptor, which translates to MKKIYLLLLSVFCVAQAAMAQSGAVKGSVVGGDTKEALIGATVLLKGTSRGTTTDTNGDFLIQNVPAGNYSLRISYVGYSYPDIPVNVSDGATTDIGTITMQASVMVGEEVVVSATRRPEKLTEAPAAISVISSRDLEALPSFNVGELLNKVQGVEVVRSGVIGVGINARGFNNAFNVKMYQMTDGRNSMLPGGTGLPAGFYNTVIKEDIERVEVILGPSSALYGPNAHNGVINTITKDPRRHPGTTVTIGAGNQDVLSARARHAAVISDKFAYKITGEYTEGQDFKFIDTVYNATLGALPEYDVEFGFKSKRFGSALYFSPTSTTDIILDYGFGQGDNIGVTSNGRNQINGWTFQYLQGRFVSPHVFAQLYSTWNDAGDTYQINARTTNYYTLRASGYSEAQAAQYSKTGAKPGEIGEGSPAIAFPGFIDKSHRINGEVQYNNNFGKLDLITGLSYQRDVAYSRQTYLDDAAGDIILSQYGVVAQLEYAITEKFKALGAARYDNHENYGSQFSPKAALTYNALKGTFRATWGRAYSAPSIQFQEFYLNNGALAILGNGAGLTIRNTETGAERMIDKLEPEQVQTFEFGYKGTPTDKLFIDLSTWYSKSENFISPLTGVTPILGKERVIRKGDKDVTETAANALNYYLTYLNYGNVNSWGTDLGINFYLNNYFSIGAKYSYFNSDITDKDNLDNDANGDGTVSVSESSLNAAQHRYNFNFTARDLFNKKFFGSVNVRILPEYDFYSGVQIAARENQNQRVAPYNYNYGPLGGFTSVDLSAGYKLKEWMTLGASVSNLFDSAQREYVGSPEIGRLYSVELRFDLTEKLLPNLSVLNGKY; encoded by the coding sequence ATGAAAAAGATTTACTTACTCCTGCTGTCGGTGTTCTGCGTAGCACAGGCAGCCATGGCCCAGAGCGGCGCTGTAAAGGGTAGCGTGGTGGGCGGAGACACCAAGGAAGCGCTGATCGGCGCCACGGTTCTCCTAAAAGGCACCAGCAGAGGCACCACCACCGACACCAACGGTGATTTCCTGATCCAGAACGTGCCGGCTGGCAATTACAGCCTCCGCATCTCCTATGTAGGCTACTCTTATCCCGATATACCGGTAAATGTGTCTGACGGTGCAACAACCGACATCGGCACCATTACTATGCAGGCCTCCGTCATGGTCGGCGAGGAAGTGGTGGTATCTGCCACGCGCCGCCCCGAAAAACTGACGGAGGCCCCTGCCGCCATCAGTGTCATCTCCTCCCGTGACCTGGAGGCGCTGCCATCCTTTAACGTGGGCGAGCTGCTGAACAAGGTGCAGGGCGTGGAGGTCGTGCGCTCCGGCGTGATTGGCGTGGGTATTAACGCCCGCGGATTTAACAACGCCTTTAACGTGAAGATGTACCAGATGACCGACGGCCGCAACTCCATGCTTCCGGGCGGTACCGGGCTGCCGGCAGGTTTCTACAATACGGTTATCAAGGAAGATATTGAGCGGGTGGAGGTGATTCTGGGTCCTTCGTCGGCCCTTTATGGCCCTAACGCGCACAACGGTGTTATCAACACCATTACCAAAGACCCGCGCCGCCACCCGGGCACAACGGTAACCATAGGGGCCGGTAACCAGGATGTGCTGAGCGCCCGCGCCCGCCACGCCGCCGTTATCAGCGACAAGTTTGCCTATAAGATCACCGGCGAGTATACCGAGGGGCAGGATTTCAAGTTCATCGATACCGTTTACAACGCTACACTGGGTGCCCTACCGGAGTATGACGTGGAATTTGGCTTCAAATCAAAGCGCTTCGGCTCGGCTTTATACTTTAGCCCGACCAGCACCACCGACATCATCCTGGACTATGGCTTTGGCCAGGGCGATAACATTGGGGTGACCAGCAACGGCCGCAACCAGATTAACGGCTGGACCTTCCAGTACCTGCAGGGCCGCTTTGTGTCGCCGCACGTGTTCGCCCAGCTCTACAGCACCTGGAACGATGCCGGTGACACGTACCAGATCAACGCCCGCACCACCAACTACTACACCCTGCGCGCCAGCGGTTACTCCGAGGCACAGGCCGCGCAGTACTCCAAAACAGGTGCCAAGCCAGGTGAGATCGGTGAAGGCTCCCCAGCCATTGCTTTCCCTGGTTTTATAGACAAGAGCCACCGCATCAACGGCGAGGTGCAGTATAACAACAACTTCGGCAAGCTGGACCTGATCACCGGCCTGAGCTACCAGCGCGATGTGGCCTACAGCCGCCAGACCTACCTGGACGACGCAGCTGGCGACATCATCCTGAGCCAGTATGGCGTGGTGGCGCAGCTGGAGTATGCTATCACAGAGAAGTTTAAAGCCCTGGGTGCTGCCCGTTACGACAACCACGAAAACTATGGCTCGCAGTTCAGCCCGAAGGCGGCCCTGACCTATAACGCCCTGAAAGGCACCTTCCGCGCCACCTGGGGCCGCGCCTACTCCGCGCCGTCCATCCAGTTCCAGGAGTTTTACCTGAACAATGGTGCTTTGGCCATACTAGGCAACGGCGCCGGCCTGACCATCCGCAACACCGAAACGGGCGCAGAGCGCATGATAGACAAACTGGAGCCAGAGCAGGTACAGACCTTTGAGTTCGGTTACAAAGGCACCCCTACCGATAAGCTGTTCATCGACCTGAGCACCTGGTACTCCAAGTCAGAGAACTTTATCTCGCCGCTAACCGGTGTTACGCCTATACTTGGTAAGGAGCGCGTGATCCGTAAAGGCGACAAAGATGTGACGGAAACCGCTGCCAACGCGCTGAACTACTACCTCACTTACCTGAACTATGGCAACGTGAACTCGTGGGGCACGGACCTGGGCATCAACTTTTACCTGAACAACTACTTCAGCATAGGGGCCAAGTACTCTTATTTCAACTCTGATATCACCGATAAGGACAACCTGGACAACGATGCGAACGGCGACGGCACGGTGTCTGTATCGGAGAGCAGCCTGAACGCGGCCCAACACCGCTACAACTTCAACTTCACCGCCCGCGACCTGTTCAACAAAAAGTTCTTCGGCTCTGTGAACGTGCGCATCCTACCCGAGTATGACTTCTATTCCGGTGTGCAGATCGCAGCTAGGGAGAACCAGAACCAGCGGGTAGCACCTTACAACTACAATTACGGCCCGCTAGGCGGTTTTACGTCGGTGGACCTGAGCGCCGGCTATAAGCTGAAGGAGTGGATGACGCTGGGTGCTAGCGTGAGCAATCTGTTTGACTCAGCGCAGCGCGAGTACGTGGGCTCGCCGGAGATCGGCCGCCTCTACTCCGTAGAGCTCCGCTTCGACCTGACCGAAAAGCTGCTGCCGAACCTGAGCGTGCTCAACGGCAAATACTAA
- a CDS encoding 3-hydroxybutyrate dehydrogenase, with the protein MKNVLITGGTSGIGLGLANAFAAQGYNLLVNGLEKNGEEIAQQLAQEHGVQVYFSPANLQQPEQIRQMVQQAEQELGQVDVLVNNAGIQHVAPVAAFPEEKWNAILAVNLSSSFHTSKAVWKGMQERRFGRIINIASAHALRASEFKAAYVAAKHGIAGLTKVLALEGAPYNITCNAICPGYVKTPLVEAQIADQARAHGMSEDEVVEQVMLKKQPVKQFVDVEAIAQLALFLASEASSQMTGACLPIDGGWSAQ; encoded by the coding sequence ATGAAGAACGTACTGATAACTGGCGGCACCAGCGGCATCGGGCTCGGCCTGGCGAACGCCTTTGCCGCCCAGGGCTATAACCTGCTGGTAAACGGATTAGAAAAGAACGGAGAGGAGATCGCCCAGCAACTGGCGCAGGAGCACGGGGTACAAGTATACTTCTCGCCGGCCAACCTGCAGCAACCGGAGCAGATACGGCAAATGGTGCAACAGGCAGAGCAAGAGCTGGGGCAGGTGGACGTGCTGGTAAACAACGCGGGCATCCAACACGTGGCGCCGGTGGCGGCGTTTCCGGAAGAGAAGTGGAACGCCATACTTGCCGTGAATCTTTCCTCATCGTTCCATACGTCCAAAGCGGTTTGGAAGGGAATGCAGGAACGCCGCTTTGGCCGCATCATTAACATTGCCTCGGCCCATGCCCTGCGTGCCTCTGAGTTTAAGGCGGCGTACGTGGCCGCCAAGCATGGCATTGCCGGCCTCACCAAGGTGTTGGCGCTGGAAGGGGCTCCGTATAACATCACCTGCAACGCCATTTGCCCCGGCTATGTAAAAACCCCGCTCGTGGAGGCGCAAATCGCGGATCAAGCGCGGGCGCACGGGATGTCGGAGGATGAGGTGGTGGAGCAAGTGATGCTGAAAAAGCAGCCCGTGAAGCAGTTTGTGGATGTGGAGGCCATTGCCCAGCTGGCGCTGTTTCTGGCCTCCGAGGCCTCCTCCCAAATGACGGGTGCCTGCCTGCCCATAGACGGCGGCTGGAGCGCGCAGTAA
- a CDS encoding sodium:solute symporter family transporter: protein MNDLAPSELVTAGWILVIAYAALILFFVVRGALRIRSISDYALGSVAFSPVAVGLALAASMTSAATFIINPGFVALYGVSGFISMAIALPAAALLSLVVLTKGFRSMGTAVKAQTMAQWMGSVYKSRGYAMFFAFLSLLLITFIVLICVGLTKVLASVLNLNELHVCVGIVVFVFGYMMFGGANSMVYTNMIQALLMVVVAFILLGSGYEHFSNGVKGFLEKLATIDPLLVQPTNPQSFLFRDYFEIIFCQIIIGIAIVCQPHIITKSLLLKNEKDVNVYLLVGVLTEALFFLVVIAGLYARITFPDLSINGQAIPLDGIMSAYVVSEFPVYIGLLVVLGLISAGLSTLEGLIQSLSITITSDILTPVFGPRVEARSVVINRLVIVALAIVTILLTFDQLLYPNLSVGIFAQNGVYAYFSAAFVPVLFGMFLKRVPLVAPVAASITSVAVHFAVYYGGLTSYMDAPVRNPGIAAALAILASVIVGFSLYYTFRKPAPVEAPATPVTQSVYEN from the coding sequence ATGAACGACTTAGCCCCTTCTGAACTGGTAACGGCTGGTTGGATACTTGTCATCGCTTACGCTGCGCTTATACTGTTCTTCGTGGTGCGGGGGGCGCTGCGCATCCGCTCCATTTCTGATTACGCGCTGGGAAGCGTGGCCTTCTCGCCGGTGGCAGTGGGCCTGGCGCTAGCTGCCTCTATGACGAGCGCGGCCACGTTCATCATCAACCCGGGCTTTGTAGCGCTGTACGGCGTGAGTGGCTTTATCTCCATGGCCATTGCCTTGCCGGCTGCCGCACTGCTGTCGCTGGTTGTCCTTACCAAGGGCTTTCGGAGTATGGGCACGGCCGTGAAGGCGCAGACGATGGCGCAGTGGATGGGTTCGGTGTACAAAAGCCGGGGCTACGCGATGTTCTTTGCGTTTCTGTCGCTGCTGCTGATCACCTTTATCGTGCTCATCTGCGTGGGGCTGACGAAGGTACTGGCCAGCGTGCTGAACCTGAACGAGCTGCATGTGTGCGTGGGTATTGTGGTATTCGTGTTCGGTTATATGATGTTTGGCGGCGCCAACTCCATGGTGTATACCAACATGATCCAGGCGCTGCTCATGGTAGTGGTGGCGTTCATCCTGCTGGGCTCCGGCTACGAGCACTTCAGCAACGGCGTGAAAGGTTTCCTGGAAAAACTGGCGACCATAGACCCGCTGCTGGTACAGCCTACCAACCCACAGAGCTTCCTTTTCCGCGACTACTTCGAGATCATCTTCTGCCAGATCATCATTGGCATCGCCATTGTTTGCCAGCCGCATATCATTACCAAATCGCTGCTGCTCAAAAACGAGAAAGACGTGAATGTATACTTGTTGGTAGGCGTGCTCACTGAGGCCTTGTTCTTTTTGGTGGTGATCGCCGGCCTCTACGCCCGCATTACCTTCCCGGATTTAAGTATAAACGGCCAAGCCATTCCGCTGGACGGCATTATGTCGGCTTACGTGGTGAGCGAGTTTCCGGTATACATCGGGCTGCTGGTAGTGCTGGGGCTGATTTCGGCAGGCTTGTCTACCTTAGAGGGGCTGATCCAGTCGCTTTCGATCACGATAACCTCCGATATCCTGACGCCCGTATTCGGCCCCAGAGTAGAGGCCCGCAGCGTGGTGATCAACCGCCTGGTGATTGTGGCGCTGGCTATCGTTACTATTCTGTTAACTTTCGACCAGCTGCTTTACCCGAACCTGAGCGTGGGCATTTTCGCGCAGAACGGTGTGTATGCCTACTTCTCGGCGGCCTTTGTGCCGGTGCTGTTTGGCATGTTCCTGAAGCGCGTGCCGCTGGTGGCGCCGGTGGCGGCTTCGATCACCTCGGTGGCCGTGCACTTTGCGGTATACTACGGCGGCCTCACCTCTTACATGGATGCCCCGGTCCGCAACCCCGGCATTGCCGCCGCCCTGGCTATACTGGCCTCTGTCATCGTCGGATTCTCTTTATACTACACCTTCAGGAAGCCTGCCCCGGTGGAGGCCCCTGCCACACCTGTAACCCAATCCGTGTATGAGAACTAA
- a CDS encoding endonuclease MutS2, whose translation MIYPENFEIKIGFAQVREMLLELCLSPLGRHFVNRMAFLNRHDLVERLLQQTDEFKQLLESDAEIPLQHYYDATAYLDRAAIEGTYLDVSQFFEIKMSLRTIRDSLRFISEAEEGKYEALKDLGANVSVERSLLAALDKVVDDAGAVRDDATPELQRLKRDLIAQQGVLRKTISSILRHAKNEGWTPSDVEPTIRGGRLVIPVIAEHKRRIKGLIHDESNTGQTVYIEPESIFELNNDIKDLENAYHRELIRILMGLTNTLRHHIPELRKAYQYLGLLDFIRAKAAFARRVEASKPTLQKYPLINWKQAFHPLLYLAHRQLGKPTVPMDLELNQEQRILLISGPNAGGKSVSLKTVGLLQYMLQCGLLIPAEDGSEAGIFHDIFIDIGDEQSIENDLSTYSSHLTNMKKFVTVADKRSLVLIDEFGTGTEPILGGAIAEAVLQTLNESKVYGVITTHYTNLKNYAERMPGIVNGAMRYDHKHLQPLYQLEIGKPGSSFAIEIAQKIGLPRHIVDKASKLVGKDKIRYDRLLEELETEKQELEKKTREAAKLEEKLKRQVKDYSDLKNFLEDSKQEIMREAKGKAKLLLKDANQKIESTIQQIKQSQAEKEKTKEARRELETFAQEVRKEEPRPAHKRIANGSIKEGDNVALVGQDSVGQVVNIKGKTAEVLFGGLKTIVKVDNLERVEGQVAKQKKAKAESDGSGYSRGMNMTQRMADFASTLDIRGEYAEDALTKVMNFTDEALMLGIPEIKIIHGRGNGVLRQVVRDYLHSVPEVASVGNEATERGGDGATLAVLK comes from the coding sequence TTGATCTATCCAGAAAACTTTGAAATAAAAATCGGCTTTGCACAAGTGCGCGAAATGCTGTTGGAGCTCTGCCTGAGTCCGCTGGGCCGTCATTTTGTGAACCGCATGGCTTTCCTGAACCGCCACGACCTGGTGGAGAGGTTGTTGCAGCAAACCGATGAATTTAAACAACTGCTGGAGTCGGACGCTGAGATCCCGCTGCAGCACTACTACGACGCGACCGCATACCTGGACCGGGCCGCCATAGAAGGCACCTACCTGGATGTGTCGCAATTCTTCGAGATCAAAATGTCGCTGCGCACCATCCGCGACTCGCTGCGCTTTATCTCGGAGGCAGAGGAAGGCAAGTATGAAGCCCTGAAGGACCTGGGTGCCAACGTAAGCGTGGAGCGTTCGCTGCTGGCTGCTTTGGATAAGGTGGTAGACGATGCCGGTGCCGTGCGCGACGATGCTACTCCGGAGCTGCAGCGCCTGAAGCGGGATCTGATCGCGCAGCAGGGCGTGTTGCGAAAGACCATTTCCTCCATCCTTCGCCACGCGAAAAACGAAGGCTGGACGCCCTCTGACGTGGAGCCCACCATCCGCGGCGGCCGTTTGGTGATACCCGTTATTGCCGAGCACAAACGCCGCATCAAAGGCCTGATCCACGATGAGTCGAACACGGGCCAGACGGTATATATTGAGCCGGAGTCAATCTTCGAGCTCAACAACGATATCAAGGACCTGGAGAACGCCTACCACCGCGAGCTGATCCGTATCCTGATGGGGTTGACCAATACCCTGCGCCACCATATCCCGGAGTTACGCAAAGCGTACCAGTACCTCGGCCTGCTTGATTTTATCCGGGCCAAGGCTGCCTTTGCCCGGCGCGTGGAGGCTAGCAAGCCCACGCTGCAGAAGTATCCGCTTATTAACTGGAAACAGGCGTTTCACCCGCTTTTATACTTAGCCCACCGGCAGCTGGGCAAACCAACCGTGCCCATGGACCTGGAGCTGAACCAGGAGCAGCGCATACTACTTATTTCCGGCCCGAACGCCGGCGGTAAGTCGGTGAGCCTGAAAACGGTGGGCCTGCTGCAGTACATGCTGCAGTGCGGTCTGCTGATTCCGGCGGAAGATGGGTCTGAGGCAGGCATCTTCCATGATATCTTCATCGATATCGGGGATGAGCAGTCAATCGAGAATGACCTGAGTACCTATAGCTCGCACCTGACCAACATGAAGAAATTTGTGACGGTGGCCGATAAACGCAGCCTGGTGCTGATCGACGAGTTCGGTACGGGCACGGAGCCTATACTGGGCGGCGCCATTGCCGAGGCGGTACTGCAGACGCTGAACGAGAGCAAAGTATACGGTGTCATCACCACGCACTACACCAATCTGAAGAACTATGCCGAGCGCATGCCGGGCATTGTGAACGGCGCCATGCGTTACGACCACAAGCACCTGCAGCCGCTCTACCAGCTGGAGATCGGGAAGCCGGGCTCTTCGTTTGCCATTGAGATCGCGCAGAAGATCGGCCTGCCGAGGCACATTGTAGACAAGGCCAGCAAGCTGGTGGGTAAGGACAAGATACGCTATGACCGCCTGCTGGAGGAACTGGAAACGGAGAAGCAGGAGCTGGAGAAGAAGACGCGTGAGGCGGCCAAGCTCGAGGAGAAGCTCAAGCGCCAGGTAAAGGACTATAGTGACCTGAAGAACTTCCTGGAAGACAGCAAGCAGGAGATTATGCGTGAGGCCAAGGGCAAAGCCAAGCTGCTGTTGAAAGACGCCAACCAGAAGATCGAATCCACTATTCAGCAGATAAAGCAGAGCCAGGCCGAGAAGGAGAAAACCAAGGAGGCCCGGCGCGAGCTGGAGACCTTTGCCCAGGAGGTGCGCAAGGAGGAGCCGCGCCCGGCGCACAAGCGTATCGCTAACGGAAGTATAAAGGAGGGCGATAACGTGGCGCTGGTCGGGCAGGACTCTGTGGGTCAGGTGGTCAATATAAAAGGAAAAACCGCGGAGGTATTGTTTGGTGGCCTCAAAACCATTGTAAAGGTAGATAACCTGGAGCGGGTAGAGGGGCAGGTAGCCAAGCAGAAGAAAGCCAAGGCAGAGAGCGACGGAAGCGGTTATAGCCGCGGCATGAATATGACGCAGCGCATGGCCGACTTCGCCAGCACCCTCGACATCCGGGGCGAGTATGCCGAAGACGCGCTTACCAAAGTGATGAATTTTACAGACGAGGCCCTGATGCTGGGCATCCCGGAGATTAAGATCATCCACGGCAGGGGTAATGGTGTGCTGCGCCAGGTGGTGCGCGATTACCTGCACTCGGTGCCGGAGGTAGCAAGCGTAGGGAATGAAGCTACTGAACGCGGCGGAGACGGGGCTACCCTGGCGGTGCTGAAGTAA
- a CDS encoding LytR/AlgR family response regulator transcription factor produces MAKMKLLIAEDDVVIAQNLAFSLEELGYEVCATVSSGEELLLEVHKHLPDLAILDITLEGKLDGIDTAAILSKASQIPFIFMTALSDKGTIDRAKQTNPHAYLVKPFDIRTLQSSIEVAIHNASARQQQPASIASESTASATTESDNYLLHDALFVKVRNRLEKVALRDIVWAEAQDIYCNIKTPQHLYLVSQSLKNLEQRLPGKDFMRVHRSYIVRLTAIEAIEDNNILIGGKQIPIGNTHKEALLKRLQIL; encoded by the coding sequence ATGGCAAAGATGAAACTGCTGATAGCAGAGGATGACGTGGTGATTGCGCAGAACCTGGCTTTCTCGCTGGAGGAGCTGGGTTACGAGGTATGCGCCACAGTGAGTTCGGGCGAGGAACTGCTGCTGGAGGTGCACAAACACCTCCCCGATCTGGCCATACTTGATATCACGCTGGAAGGCAAACTCGACGGCATCGACACGGCCGCTATACTCTCCAAGGCAAGCCAGATTCCGTTCATCTTCATGACGGCCCTCTCGGATAAGGGAACGATTGATCGCGCCAAACAGACTAACCCGCACGCCTACCTGGTCAAGCCTTTCGACATCCGCACGCTGCAGAGCAGCATTGAGGTGGCCATACACAACGCCAGTGCGCGCCAGCAGCAGCCGGCAAGTATAGCCAGCGAGTCTACTGCTTCTGCCACTACAGAAAGCGATAATTACCTGCTCCACGATGCCCTGTTTGTGAAGGTGCGCAACCGTTTGGAGAAGGTGGCGCTACGGGATATCGTCTGGGCGGAGGCCCAGGATATCTACTGCAACATCAAAACGCCGCAGCACCTCTACCTCGTCAGCCAGAGCCTGAAGAACCTGGAGCAGCGCCTGCCTGGCAAGGATTTCATGCGCGTGCACCGCTCCTACATCGTCCGCCTCACGGCTATTGAGGCCATAGAAGATAACAACATTCTGATCGGCGGTAAGCAGATACCTATCGGCAACACGCACAAAGAGGCGCTGCTGAAGCGACTGCAAATCCTTTGA